GGACTTCGAGACGTCCTGGAACGACCCCAGCAAGGTCGGGCGGATGGCGCACGGCGCCGTGGACGACGTCCGGATCTACGACCGCACCCTCACCCCGGCCGAGCTGAACGCGGCGGAACCCGTCGGCGGCGCGGTGCTGGCGCTCGACTTCGACCGCGTGGAGGAGCGCGGCACGCACCTGTCCTACGGTTCCAGCCTGTCCGGCCTCGACGGTCTGATCAGCCCGGACCGCGACGCCCAGCCCGAGACCGCCCAGATGGCGTGGGCGCACCAGCCGCTGCGGTTCGGCTACCAGGACGGCGTGCTGTCGGTGCTGAACGAACGGCAGTTCAGCGGCACGGACGGCCTCGCGCTGCGGTGGAAGGTCACCGAAGGCTCACGGGTCGTGGCGAAGGGGGAGCAGCCGTTGCGGGTGGCGGCGAACTCGACCGGCACGATCCGGGTGCCCGCGCCGACCAACCCGGCCGACCGCGAGCGGTTCCTCACGGTCGAGGCCTTCACCACGTCGAAGCAGCCGATGGTCCCCGCCGGGCACGTGCTGGCGCACGACCAGTTCTCCTTGGGCGGTACCAAGGTGCCGGGCCTCGACCAGGCTCCCAAGGGTGGCAGGGCTTCGGTCACGGCCGACACGTCGAGTGCCGTGACGGCGGCGGCCGAGGGCGTCAGCTACACCGTGGACAAGAAGACCGGTTCGTTGTCGTCGATCAAGGTCCGCGATCGGGAGTTGCTGAGCAGCGGGCCGGAGCTGGACGCGTGGCGCGCGCCGATCAGCAACGAGACCTTCAAGTGGGGACGTGCGGAGGGTGAGGACTGGCGCAAGGTCGGGTTGGACCGGCTCGCCACCACCGTCACCGACGTCCGCGTCGAGCCGGCGCCGTCCGGTGTCCGCGTGGTCGTGGACAGCCGGGTGGCCGCGCCGGACGTCACAGGTGCGTGGTTCGACCAGACGATGACCTACACGGTCGAACGCGGCGGTGTGCTGAACCTCGGGCACAAGGTCACGCCGCAGGGCGCCATGCGCACGTTGCCGTACCTGCCGCGCATCGGCGTCTCGCTGGCCGTGCCGGACAGCTACGACCGGTTCGCCTGGTACGGGCGGAAGGCCGAGAGCTACGTCGACCGCAAGGACGGCACGCCGATCGGCGTCCACTCGTCCACGGTGGACGAGCAGTACGTCGACTACCACCGGCCGCAGGACTACGGCAACCACACGGATTCGCGGTGGGCGCTGTTGACCGACGGCAGCACCGGCGGCCTGCTGGTGGCCGGTGCGCGGGACGTCAGCGTGACGCCGTACGACGACCTGGACCGGGCCGCGTACCCGTTCCAACTCCAGCGCAACAAGGGCTGGGTGACGCTGCACGCGAGCCACGCCGTGACGGGTGTCGGCGACACACCGAACCCGGTGCGGCAACGGAGCCAGGTCCGACCGGACACCACCTACGAGTACACGCTCAGCCTCCGGCCGTTGACCATCCAGGAGGCCCGTTCGGGGATGCCCTCCGGCGGATGATCGCCGCCTGACGGTCATGGGGCCACTCCGCGCGGGGTGGCCCCATGACCGCGCTCAACCTCCGCCGCTCACATTTCGGCGCTGTGAGCCGCCACGTTGACCGTCAGCCGGCGCAGCGAGTCGCGCAACCGGTCCAACTCCGCCTCCGGCATGCCCATGGCGTCGCCGATCGCGATCGGGATGTGGCGGGTCGACTCGCGCAACGCCCGTCCCTCGTCGGTCAGACCGACTTCGACGGACCGCTCGTCGTCCAACCGGCGGCGACGCGTGACCAGGCCCGCCGCCTCCAGCCGCTTGAGCAGCGGGGTCAGGGTGCCGTAGTCCAGTTGCAGGTGGTCGCCGAGTTCCTTGACCGAGATCGACCCGTGCTGCCAGAGCACGAGCATCACCAGGTACTGCGGGTACGTGAGGTTCAGCGCCTGCAACAGGGGCCGGTAGGCGGACGTGACCGCGCGCGACGCGGCGTAGAGCGCGAAGCACACCATGTCGTCGACGGTCGACACCGCTTTGTCCGGGTCCATCCCCATGGCAACCACTCCTCACCGACCGGTTGTTCCCCGTTCGCCATGATGCCATGCGTGCCATTGGTCACGCTCAAAGTAAGTTGTGCACAAGTTAGTTGCGCACTAGCTTTATCGACATCAGCCCGCACGGAACGAGGAGAACACGATGACCAGCAACAACAACCCCACAGTCGTCCTGGTGCACGGCGCGTTCGCGGACGGCTCCAGCTGGGCCGGGGTGATCGACCGGCTGCGGGCGCGTGGCGTCGAGGCGGTCGCGGTGAGCAACCCGCTGCGCGGCTTGGCGCACGACGGCGACTACGTGGCGAGCGTCGCGGGCCAGATCGACGGGCCGGTCGTCCTGGTCGGGCACTCCTACGGCGGACCGGTCATCACGCACGCCGGTTCCAAGACCCCGAACGCGAAGGCGCTGGTCTACGTGGCGGCGTTCGGCATCGACCAAGGTGAGAGCGCGCTGGGTTCGGTCGAGAGCTTCCCGCCGGTGGACCTCGGCACGTCACTGGTGCAGCAGACGTTCCCCGACGGCGAGAGCGTCGAGGTCGAGTTCACCATCCGCCGTGACGCGTTCGCCGGGGTGTTCGCCGCCGACCTGCCCGCCGACTTCACCGCGACCGCCGCCGCCAGCCAGCGTCCGATCGCAGCGCGGGCGCTAGGCGAGCCCTTGACTGTCGAGCCGGCCTGGAAGACCCTGCCCTCTTGGTTCTTGGTGGCAACGGCCGACAACGCCATCCACCCCGACTCCCAGCGCGCCGCCGCCAAGCGCCTGGACGCCACCACAGTCGAGGTAGACGCCTCGCACGCAGTAGCAGTGTCCCGCCCCGACGAGGTAGCAAACCTGATCCTCGCCGCCGTCAACTCCCTAACCTGACACCCCCGCCCCAACCCCCGCCCCTGACACCCCCGCCCCTGACACCCCCCGCTCAACGCAACCACCCCGCGAGGTCGCGTCGGTCGTTCGTGACCCATTTTCCGGCGATCACGCCCTTCGATCGTCGGAAAATGGGTCACGAGCGGCCGACTTCCAGGCGACCGAGCCCGCGACGCCGGAGGCGGCGCAATCCAATACAGCGGCGCCATCCAACACAGCGCAAGCTTGTGTCGGAGGTGGTGCGGGTGTTGCGGCTGCCGTTCGCGGTGCACGACGAGGTGCGCGCGGAGTTCGAGCGACGCTGGTCGCGGGCGCGGCCTTCGCTGCTGGGTTTCCTCGCGCCACCGGTGGTCAGCCTGGTGGTCGCCCTCGTCGCCCCGTGGTCCGGCGCCGCGCTGCTGGGCTGGCCAGTCCTGGTGATCGGCGTCGCCGTGCCGGTGTGGTTCCTGGTCCGGAAGGTCTACCTGCACCGGACGAGCTGGTGGGCGGGCGTCGTCATGTACGGCGGGGTGGTGCAGGCGCTCGGGGTCGGGTTCCTCACCGCGAGACCGCTGCTGGTCGTGCCCACGGTCGTGGCGGCGGCGATCGGTGTGCTGCTGGTGGTCCGGGCGAAGGCCGTGCTGCTGGACGAGGTCGGCTGCGCGATCGCCGGGACGACGCTCGGCGTGCGGAGCGCGTCGCGGCAGGTCCGCAGCCCCACCGGCCACCTGGTGCCGGCCCACGCGGTGTTCGACGGCGAATGGCTGCGCTGGCACGTGTCCACCGGGTCGTCCCACCCGGACACGTTCGGCGGCGAACTCCCGATGGCCGAGATCATCGACGTGTGGGTGGCCGAGGCGAGCGGCGAGCCCGGCGGTCCGGTGGTCGTCGTGCGGACGCATGAACGGACCGTGGAACTGGTCGTCGGGCACCCGCACGACTTCGCCACCGTCCTCGATCGCCGGGTGCGGCTCCTCGGGCAACCGGGCTGGTCTTGACCTGGCCGGCCCTGAGGCCACGGATCGTCGTCGCGTGACGTCCGCCGTTGTTACTCGTTGGTCAGGAAAGACGTTCGACGACGGAAGGGGCAGCGGCCATGGCGACCGAGCGGTTGCGGCTTGAGGACGGCACGGAGCTGAACGTGGCACACAGCGGCCCCTCCGACGCCGAGGTGACCGTGGTGCTCGCGCACGGCTACGCGCTGGACCACCGCAGCTGGCACCGGGTGGTGGCGGCGCTGCCGGACTCCGTGCGGGTGATCGCCTACGACCACCGCGGGCACGGCGGGTCGTCGCCGGCGGACAAGGAGACCGCGACGATCGAGCGGTTGGGCGAGGACCTCGGCGAACTCGTCGAACGGCTGGCGCCCGACGGGCGGGTGATCCTCGCCGGTCACGCGATGGGCGGGATGGCCGTGATGGCGATGGCCGAGCGCCGTCCCCGCCTGTACCGGCAGCGGGTGGCGGGGGTGGTGTTCGTGTCGACCGCCGCGACGGGGTTGGCGGAGACGTCGTTGGCCTGGCCCAAGGCGTTGGGGAAGCTCGTCCGCGAGCTGGAACGGGCGTTCGGGCCGTTGGTGCGGGCGGTGCGGGAGAAGATCGAGCCGACGAAGACGGCCGGGTTGCGCTGGTGGCTGTTCGGCGACGAGCCGCGCCAGGAGGACGTGGACCTGACCGCGGACATGGTGTGGGCGCACTGGCCGGAGACGGTCGCGTTGTTCCGGCCGGCGGTGGACCGGTACGACCGCGAGGCAGCCCTCACCGTCGCGGGCGAACGGCCGGTGATCGCGATGGTCGGCGACGAGGACCGGCTCGTGCCCGAGTCGAACGCCAAGGCGCTGGCCACGGCGGTCGGCGGCGAGTCGGTGGTGGTGGAGGACGCGGGCCACATGCTTCCGTTGGAAGCGCCGACCGAGGTGGCGGCTCGGATCATGGAACTTGGCGTCTAGAGCCCGGCGGCCGAGCACGGCCGCCGGGCATCCGGTTCATGGCTTGCGGCCACGCCGCCCGCTGGTCGTTCACCTCGACGACGGCGTGGTCCGGTAGCTCTCGGTGTAGTAGTCGCCGAGGCGCTGCCGGTAGTCGTCGGCGTCGAACGTGTCCGCGTCGTACTCCGGCGCCTCCCGCACCTGGTCCTTGGTGCGGTCGACGTGCACCTTCTTGGCGTCGTGGTCGACCTTGACGACGGCGCCGACCGGCAGCACGACCTTCAAGCGCGACAGCCACGTGCCCGCGTCGACCAGCAGGCAGTCGGCGGGCACGCGGGCGTTGGACTGGTCGACCTCGCCGATCGAGCCGTCCAGCGCCTCGACCTCGTACCCGATCAGGCCGATGTCCGGGCGGTCCTGCCGCCCGGCCGACTCGGTCGCCTCGTCGGCCTCGGGGGAGTCGGTGTCGCGCCGGTCGAGCGTTTCCGCGACGTTGCGCCAGACCCACGGCGCGAAGGGGATGGGGAGCGGCTGCATCTCGGCCTCCTTGGTCGGATGGACAACCTGGGAGTACCCGTTAGGAGGGCCTCCGAGTCCCCACGAGACAGGTGGCCCGCGCCCGTCGCTGCTCAGCAAGCAGATGCCCCGGAACCTCGGGTTCCGTCACTAGCGGGTTACGTGGTCCAGCGCCAGACCGATGGCGGCCGTCCGCCCTTCGGCAGGGCGGCGGCGTGCTGGGCGGTGCGTTCCAGCCCCGGCACCCGTTCCATGGTCCGCCCCAGGTTGGCCGGGTACGGACGGTCGCCGGTGAGGGATTCGGTCAGGTCCAGCGCCTGCGCGGTGGTGAACTCGCGGCCCAGCAGGCCGGCGGTGAACGTGGTGTCCCGCCAGAGCCGGTCGGCGAGCATCGGACGGCAGTCCCGGACGATGCGGTCGTGGTCGAACGCCAGCGGCGGCACGTCGTCCAGCTGGGTCCACGTCGGGCCGGCGCCGGTCAGCCGGGTGGCGTCGATCGTGGACCACAGCGCGATCGACAACGTCGGCCCGCGTGGATCACGGGACGGCTCGTCGAACGTCGCCAGCTGACCCGACGCCGAGATCGCCTCCTCGGGCACACCGAGCTTGCCGGTCACCGCACGTCGGGCCGCGTCACGCAGCCGCTCGCCCCGGCCCAGCAGCACACCGGGCAGGGCGAGCGCGCCCGCGAACGGTTCGAGCGCGCGTGGAGCGACACCGAGCAGCACAGTGCGCGCGTTCGGGTCGAAGCGCAGCGCCAGCACGTCCACCGACACGAGGGTCGACTCGATCATGCCCCAATCCTCCCGCACGTCACCGGGGGACCGGTGTCCGCACCGCGTAGGCCGCCCGGTCGGGGCCGGCGCCGGTCACGAGGACCGGCACGCCCAAGTCCTCTTCCAGCCACGCCACCGGGTCCGGCATGTCGACCAACGTCGGCGTGCGGCCGGAAAGGAACTCGGTCAGCCCCGAGGACGGCAGGGGAGCGTCGTACGAGGTGGCCACCTTGAGACCGTCGACGTCCAGGTGCGTCACGGCCAACGCGTCCACGCCACCGCACGCCTCCACCGCGTACCGCAGCAGCACGGCGTCGAGGTGCCCCGCCCGCCACGAGCCCTGGTACTCGCCGGTGCCGTTGTGGCGTTCAGGGAACCGTGCCAGCACGCCGTGATCCTCGGTCGGAAGCGGCCCCGCGCCGTGGCGGGTCTGGTAGGTCCTCGTCACGCCGATCACGGTGGCACGGCGGTGTCCCAGCAGGCTCCGGGCGTTGTCCGGCGTGACCGTGGACCACGTGGTGTGCGGGTGGAACCCGTGCCACTGGTCGAGCAGCACACCCTGCGCGCCCTCGAACACCAGCCGGCCACGATCGGCGAGCCGGCCGACCTCGTCACCGGTCGTGACGCGGACCGCCCCCGCGAAGTCCCGGTACAGCGCCACCAACTCGTCCACCGACGTGCCGGCGCCGATCAGCGGCTCGTAGAACCGGGCCAGCGCGTCGAGCTTCCCCCGCAGCACCGAGGGCCGGGCGCAGTCGCCGACCGTCGGAGCCGGCCCTGGAACACCGATCACCCGCTGGTTCTCCACCACGTCGCCCGGGACCGCGCCCGCGAGCAGCGCGTACCAGGCGGTCTCACCGATGCCCTTCCCGCACGACCCGTGCCGACCATCACCGCGGGCGTCCTCCCGCGCCCGGTTCGCGGCCACGTGGATCGGGGTGGTGAGCAGGGCGTCGGCGTCGATCGACAGCAGCCGGAGGGGGTCGGCGACACCGAGTGCCGCCAACTCCTCCGACTCGCCGGCCAGGGCGATCGGCTCCACCAGCACGTGCCGGGAGAGGTGGGTCGGCACGCCCGCGAGCGTGCCGGACCCGAACTGGCTGAACGTGTGGTGCCGGTCGCCGACGACCACGTTGTGCGCGGCCTGCGCACCGCCGTTGAACCGGACCACAGACGTCACCGCGCCGCCCTGAGCCGCGCCGCCTTGCGCCAGACCGTCTTGCGCCAGACCGCCCCGCGCTGTGCCGTCCTGGCACAGCGCGTCGACGACCGCTCCCTTGCCCTCGTCGCCGAACCCCAGACCCACGACGATGATGTGCTCCGCCATCAGGTCAGCGCCACGTCGTCGGGACCGTCGAGCATCGGGGGAGTGGCCGACTTGGTCAGCCCCCTCCCACCCGCGTGGACGAGCGCCTTGCCGACCGACTCGCTCTCCGCCACCGACCCGATCTCGGCCAGGTCCACCATCGCCTGGTCCAGGTCGACCACCCGCTCCTCCATCCCGATCGTGGCGGCGATCAGCTCGCACACCGCGCCCGGGTCGTCCAGCTTGAGGAAGTTCTGGCCGAGCAGGTCACGCCAGTGGTCGGCGATCTGCGGGTCGTCGTAGTACGAGGACTGCTTGGGCAGCACGAAGTACACGTGCCACTTGCGGCTCAGCTCCTGGTACACCGACGCCGGGTCGATGTCCTCCCGAACGTCGTCCCCGATGAGCCGGCGGATGTGCTTGGCCTCCAGCCGCGGCTTGTTCAGCTCGTCGCCGATCAGGAACAGGTAGCCCTTGCGCCCGCGCTTCTGCCACGCGTCGGTCACCACGTGCCGGGCCACGAAGTAGGCCGCGAGCTCGTACGACTCGCTCTTCTGCCCGCCGCCGTTGCCCTCCAGGAAGATGGTGCGCAGCTGCTCGTCCATCCGGTTGTCCGACTCGAACTGCCCGACCTGGAGCGGCACGCGGTCGCTGTCCGCGTCACCGATGCCGCCGAACATCAGCTGCGGGTCCGTCAGGTAGCCCTTGCGCTGCAACAGGCCGTGCAGCTTGCCCAGCTTGCGCTGCATGATCTTCGGCACCTGGCCCATAGAGCCGGTGACGTCGAACAGCACCGCGATCGGCGTCGAGTCGGCGTGGTCGGGTGAGTCACGGCACTCGCGCGCCACCACGCCCTTCGGGTCGAGCGACGGGTCGGCCTTCCACTTGTCCCTCGGCTGCGACCGCAGCGTGGCGGTGTAGCCGAAGTCGTCGACGCCCTTGGCCGCGCGGAAGGTCCGGCCCGCCGCGTAGGCGTTGTCGTCCCACTTGCCGTGTCCCATGTCAAGCTCCTGTCCTGGGTAGCGCGAACGGGCGGAAGGTCCGTTCGCCGTAGAGTTCTTCGAGCAGGTCGTCGTACTCGGTGAGCAGGTCGGCGGTGTCGGGCCGTCGGTCCGGGTTGTCCTGCGTGCACCACCGCGCGAACGTGCGCTGTCGGGTTTCGTTGTCCGCCAGGAGGTCCAGCATCAGCATGTGTGCCATGTGGACGTCCGTGGCGGTGGTGACCGGTCGTCCGTCGTGGACTTCCGGCGGGTAGGCGATGGTCTTGTCGGTGGCCAGGAGCCGTTCGCCGGCCGTGACGCCGAACGTCCAGCCCGCGAGCACGATCCCGTGCTGCTCCGGGTGCACCAGCACGTTCGCCGGGGTGATCGCGCCGTGCACCAGTCCGATCTGGTGCGCGCCCGCGATCGCCCGCAGCAGCCTGCGGTGCATCCACGCGTAGTCACGCCCGTCCAGGCCTCCGGGGAACGCCCGGCGCACGTCCGCCAGCGTGACGAACCCGTCCACCAGCGGTTCGAGCACGGTGAAGGCGCGCTCGCCGCGACCCACGTCACCGGACTTGTCGACCAGGCGCGGGTAGTAGGGGCGGAGCCGGCGGTCGGTGAGCCGGTCGAGGCGGCGCAACGCGTCCCACTCGGCGTGCAGCAGCGGGTTGAGCGCCGGGTTCCGCACCACCTTGACCACGTGCGGGCCGTCGGTCCGGTAGACGTTGGCGACGCTGCCGACCGCGTGCCGGTCGGTGATCCGGTAGGTGGCGTGCGCGGTGCGCAGTTCGACCGGCGTCCCGTGCTGCCACTCGTGGTGCAGTCGGGTCAGCTCCGCCGACGCCGCGTGCGCCCTGGCGTCGTCCGCGCCGACCCGATCGGGGTGCAGCACGGTCGCCAACGCCCGGAACAGCCTCTGCGCCTCCTTCTTCCGGGTCGTGTCGAACGGACCGAACAGATCGGCCGGCGAGCCTGCCCGCTCGACTCGGTCGAGCGCTTCGTCCCTGGTGAACATAGTTTGAGTCTAGACGACTCAAACTGCTGGCGGGATGGAATAACGGTGTGTCCCCGGTCACGTCGGCTACCCGGCGGCGGCTTGGCGGTGCAGGCGGCTCACCGCCGCCATGCGCGCTACTCGTTGATGAGCTGCTCGCGCAGGATGTCCGCGTGTCCGCAGTGCTGAGCGAGCTCGCGCAACACGTGGAGGTACACCCAGCGAAGCGGGAGCGGGCCGCGTCGGTTGCCACGGACCGTGTCGTCCAGTCCCAAGGACGACGTCGCGCGGCGGGACGCTTCACATGCGGCGCGGTGTGCTTCCCGCACCGTGGCGATTGTGTCGTCGTCGTTGAGGATGAACGACTCGTCCGGTGTCGTGGGGATGCCGATCTCGGCGCGCGAGCGGCACGTGACGGCTTCGTTGAACCAGACCTTCTCCACGAAGGTCGCGTGCTTCACCAACCCCAGCAGCGTGGTCCGGGAGGGCACCAACGATCGGCGCGCTTGCTCCTCCGTGAGCCCGTCCAGGCAGCGGTTCAGCGCACCGCGGTGCTCGTCGAGGAACGCCTCGAACTGGGCTCGGACAGGCTGATCGACAACGTCGTCGGCGGACGCCTCTGGGGACACGTGCGAAGCATCCCAGACCGTCGTCCAGCGGACGAGGCTGTTTTCAGGTCCGGGCGATCGGCTGGGACGGGTCGCGGTGCAGGCCGGTCGCCGCCGCGAACGGCCGCCACGCGACGACGGTCACGCCCGTCACCACCACGACCGCGAACCAGAACGGTGTGGTGATGTCGAACTGCCGTGCCAGCACACCGCCGACCACCGCGCCCAAAGCCGACCCGCCGATGCTGAGCAGGAAGTAGGCGCTGCCGACCCGTCCGCGCAGCTCGTCGGGCACCTCGCGCTGCCGCACCGTATGGGTGATCACGTTCCACACCACCGCGTGAAAGCCGAACACGGCGAGCGTGGCGCCCGCGACCCACACGTTCCGGGCCAGCGCCAGCGCGAGGTGGGTGGCCGTCTCGATCACCAGCCCGATCCGCAACAGCGTGGTCGGCCCGAACCGGTCGATCAGCCGGTTCGCCAGGACCGTGCCGAGGATGCCGCCGATCGCGATGGTGCTGAGGAGCAGGCCGTACCACTTCCCGTCCAGGCCGAGCCGTTCACCGGCGTAGAGCACCAGGATGGACATCGCTCCGGTGAGCGTGAGGTTCATCAGGCACAGGCAGAGGGCGAGCGTCCGCAGCACCTCGTGCCGCCACAACCACTTCAGCCCCTCGCCGATCTCCACCCGCAGCGGTCGGCGTTCGGCGGGCACCTGCTTCGGCACGCCCCGCAGTGACGCGATCAGCAGCGCGGCGACCACGAACGTGACCGCGTCCAGCCCGAACGGCAGCGCGGCGGCGACCACGAACAGCGCGGCGCCGATCGGTGGCGCGGCGAACTGGTTCCCCAGGATGTGCGTGGCCATCAGGCGGGAGTTGGCCCGCGGCAGGTGTTCCTTCGACACCACGGCGGGGAGGATCGCGCCGGTGGCGTTGTCGGCGACCGTCTCGCCGATGCCGAGCAGGAACAGGCAGGCGTAGACGACCGGCACCGACGCCTGATCCGCCACGATGGCGACGGTGAGGAGCGCGACGACCCCGGCCCGGAACAGGTTCGCCGCGACGGCCAGCTTGCGCCGGTCCAGCCGGTCCACGATCGCGCCGCTGAGCAGCGAGAACAACAACCAGGGCAGCTGATGGGCGAACACCGCGCCCGCCACCAGCGCCGGGTCGTCGGTGAGCGAGGCCAGCAGCAGGGGCCCGGCGGCCGCCGTCATGCCGTCACCGATGTTCGACACCGCCGACGCGAGCCACAGCTTGCCGAAGTCGCGTCCGATCCTCGCCGTCATGGTGATGAACGCTAGCGAGCCGCCCGCGCGGGGGCACGTGGTTAAGCAATTCTTCGGATAGTCGAACATTGCTCACGGTATCCGCGGCACGACGTCCGGCGGCGCGACGGGCAGTGACCGAAGGTGGTGTGCCGATTACACTGCGCTCGAACACCATATCACGGCGATCTGCTCCGCAATGGCGTCCGATAGGCAGCGCCAATGGCAACTTCCGGTCACGTTAATACCGCCGGAGTCGTCCCGCAACGGCGAAGTAAACACTGGTTTGCGGGCCAGTCCGGCCGGGGTCGCCGCCCGCGCCGGCCGACCACCCCTACCGCCACCCCTAAGTGCGGAGTTACCTGTGGATACGTCCATGCGGAGCCCGACTCGCGGCCCAGCTCGCGCGGTGGCCGTTGCTGCTTGCGGCCGAACGGGACTGGGCCGTCTACCGCAAATCGCACAAAGCCCGCCGCGGGCGCCGCGAATCAGTGCTTAGGTACGCTGTCGTAGCGGCCGGCTCATTCCACGGAAGCGGTCGAGCCAGTGACGCGTCGCCGACAACGGCGGGCCAGCCTGGGGGATGGCAGCAAATGAATCTGGTCGAAAGAGAAAGCCATGCGGAATTACTCGTCGGTATGCTCGCGGACGGCCTGGCCGGCCGTGGCCGGGTCGCGCTGGTCTCCGGCGGTATCGCCACCGGCAAGACGGAGCTGATCTACGGCTTCACCGAGTCCGTCCGCGACGCGCTGGTGCTCAGGGCGACCGGGTCGCGTGGCGAGCAGCAGTTCGAGCTGGGCGTGGTGGAGCAGCTGTTCTACTCGGCCGCCATGCCCGCCGACGTGGCGACGCGCGCACGCAGCCTGCTCGCGTCCGCGATGGCCGCCGTGCCCGAGGACTCGACGGGTGGCGAGGGGGATGCCCGATCGGTCCACGACCTCTGCGCCCTGCTGCTGGAACTGTCCCGCGAACGACCGCTGGTGATCGCCGTGGACGACGTGCAGTTCGCCGACCGGACGTCCTTGCGCGTCCTGCTCCACCTGCAACGGCGGATCAGGTCCGCCGCCGTCCTGCTGGTGCTCGGTGAAGCCGCCGGCACGAGCACCCGGCCCGCGCACACCGCGCTGCGCGACGAGATCGTCCGGCAGCCGCAGGCACGTCACCTGCGGCTGAGACCGCTGTCCCCGGCGGGCGTCCGAGACCTGCTGGCGCACCAGCTCGGCCCGCAGGCGGCGGCCGACCTGGAGGAGCCGTGCCACGTGCTCAGCGGCGGCAACCCGCTGCTGGTGCACGCGCTGATCGAGGACTTCGTCGCGGCCGGCCGCCCGGCGACCGAGCAGGGCGTGTCCGAACCGGTCACCGGTGACGCGTTCGCGCAGGCCGTGTACACCTGCCTGCGCCGGGGCGAGGAGCTGCTGCTGCGCGTCGCGCAAGGCGTCGCGGTCCTCGGCGAGCTCGCCAAGACCGAGCTGCTCGCACGCCTGCTGGAGCTGGACTCCCGGACCGTGCGGGACGTGTTCAAGACCATGAACGAAGCCGGGCTGATGGACGCCGACCGCTTCCGGCACCCCGTGGCACGCACCGCCGTGCTGCGCGAGCTGGATCCGGACGAGCTGTCGGCGTTGCGGCTCAAGGCCGCGCGGTTGCTCCACGACGACGGCGTGCCGGCCGTGACGGTGGCCGAGTACATCACCGCCGCCGAGTGCGAACCGGGCGCGTGGGCGGTGCCCGTGCTGCGGGACGCGGCGGCGGAAGCGTTGGCGCGCAACGACATCCACCGGGCGGTGGAGTGCCTCGACCTGGCCCGGACGGCGTGCCGGGACGAGCCTGAGACCATCGCCGTCACGGCCACGCTCGCCGCCG
This is a stretch of genomic DNA from Saccharothrix ecbatanensis. It encodes these proteins:
- a CDS encoding MarR family winged helix-turn-helix transcriptional regulator, which encodes MGMDPDKAVSTVDDMVCFALYAASRAVTSAYRPLLQALNLTYPQYLVMLVLWQHGSISVKELGDHLQLDYGTLTPLLKRLEAAGLVTRRRRLDDERSVEVGLTDEGRALRESTRHIPIAIGDAMGMPEAELDRLRDSLRRLTVNVAAHSAEM
- a CDS encoding alpha/beta fold hydrolase yields the protein MTSNNNPTVVLVHGAFADGSSWAGVIDRLRARGVEAVAVSNPLRGLAHDGDYVASVAGQIDGPVVLVGHSYGGPVITHAGSKTPNAKALVYVAAFGIDQGESALGSVESFPPVDLGTSLVQQTFPDGESVEVEFTIRRDAFAGVFAADLPADFTATAAASQRPIAARALGEPLTVEPAWKTLPSWFLVATADNAIHPDSQRAAAKRLDATTVEVDASHAVAVSRPDEVANLILAAVNSLT
- a CDS encoding alpha/beta fold hydrolase → MATERLRLEDGTELNVAHSGPSDAEVTVVLAHGYALDHRSWHRVVAALPDSVRVIAYDHRGHGGSSPADKETATIERLGEDLGELVERLAPDGRVILAGHAMGGMAVMAMAERRPRLYRQRVAGVVFVSTAATGLAETSLAWPKALGKLVRELERAFGPLVRAVREKIEPTKTAGLRWWLFGDEPRQEDVDLTADMVWAHWPETVALFRPAVDRYDREAALTVAGERPVIAMVGDEDRLVPESNAKALATAVGGESVVVEDAGHMLPLEAPTEVAARIMELGV
- a CDS encoding PRC-barrel domain containing protein, which encodes MQPLPIPFAPWVWRNVAETLDRRDTDSPEADEATESAGRQDRPDIGLIGYEVEALDGSIGEVDQSNARVPADCLLVDAGTWLSRLKVVLPVGAVVKVDHDAKKVHVDRTKDQVREAPEYDADTFDADDYRQRLGDYYTESYRTTPSSR
- a CDS encoding NUDIX hydrolase — encoded protein: MIESTLVSVDVLALRFDPNARTVLLGVAPRALEPFAGALALPGVLLGRGERLRDAARRAVTGKLGVPEEAISASGQLATFDEPSRDPRGPTLSIALWSTIDATRLTGAGPTWTQLDDVPPLAFDHDRIVRDCRPMLADRLWRDTTFTAGLLGREFTTAQALDLTESLTGDRPYPANLGRTMERVPGLERTAQHAAALPKGGRPPSVWRWTT
- a CDS encoding adenylosuccinate synthetase — translated: MAEHIIVVGLGFGDEGKGAVVDALCQDGTARGGLAQDGLAQGGAAQGGAVTSVVRFNGGAQAAHNVVVGDRHHTFSQFGSGTLAGVPTHLSRHVLVEPIALAGESEELAALGVADPLRLLSIDADALLTTPIHVAANRAREDARGDGRHGSCGKGIGETAWYALLAGAVPGDVVENQRVIGVPGPAPTVGDCARPSVLRGKLDALARFYEPLIGAGTSVDELVALYRDFAGAVRVTTGDEVGRLADRGRLVFEGAQGVLLDQWHGFHPHTTWSTVTPDNARSLLGHRRATVIGVTRTYQTRHGAGPLPTEDHGVLARFPERHNGTGEYQGSWRAGHLDAVLLRYAVEACGGVDALAVTHLDVDGLKVATSYDAPLPSSGLTEFLSGRTPTLVDMPDPVAWLEEDLGVPVLVTGAGPDRAAYAVRTPVPR
- a CDS encoding protein kinase family protein codes for the protein MFTRDEALDRVERAGSPADLFGPFDTTRKKEAQRLFRALATVLHPDRVGADDARAHAASAELTRLHHEWQHGTPVELRTAHATYRITDRHAVGSVANVYRTDGPHVVKVVRNPALNPLLHAEWDALRRLDRLTDRRLRPYYPRLVDKSGDVGRGERAFTVLEPLVDGFVTLADVRRAFPGGLDGRDYAWMHRRLLRAIAGAHQIGLVHGAITPANVLVHPEQHGIVLAGWTFGVTAGERLLATDKTIAYPPEVHDGRPVTTATDVHMAHMLMLDLLADNETRQRTFARWCTQDNPDRRPDTADLLTEYDDLLEELYGERTFRPFALPRTGA
- a CDS encoding DinB family protein, yielding MSPEASADDVVDQPVRAQFEAFLDEHRGALNRCLDGLTEEQARRSLVPSRTTLLGLVKHATFVEKVWFNEAVTCRSRAEIGIPTTPDESFILNDDDTIATVREAHRAACEASRRATSSLGLDDTVRGNRRGPLPLRWVYLHVLRELAQHCGHADILREQLINE
- a CDS encoding MFS transporter — encoded protein: MTARIGRDFGKLWLASAVSNIGDGMTAAAGPLLLASLTDDPALVAGAVFAHQLPWLLFSLLSGAIVDRLDRRKLAVAANLFRAGVVALLTVAIVADQASVPVVYACLFLLGIGETVADNATGAILPAVVSKEHLPRANSRLMATHILGNQFAAPPIGAALFVVAAALPFGLDAVTFVVAALLIASLRGVPKQVPAERRPLRVEIGEGLKWLWRHEVLRTLALCLCLMNLTLTGAMSILVLYAGERLGLDGKWYGLLLSTIAIGGILGTVLANRLIDRFGPTTLLRIGLVIETATHLALALARNVWVAGATLAVFGFHAVVWNVITHTVRQREVPDELRGRVGSAYFLLSIGGSALGAVVGGVLARQFDITTPFWFAVVVVTGVTVVAWRPFAAATGLHRDPSQPIART